A segment of the Hallerella succinigenes genome:
CAGCTTTGTAGGAGGCGGCTGATGTCGAACCTCCCTTCTAAAGAAGAAATGTTCCGGGCTCTAGTCGAACGACAGGGCTTAGAAAATGTGCAAAAGTTGCAGGCGGCGACGGTGGCGGTTTGCGGCCTTGGCGGTCTAGGTTCGAATGTGGCGATTGCGCTTGCTCGCGCTGGAGTGGGGAAGCTCATTTTGGTCGACTGCGATACGGTGGATGTCACGAATTTGCACCGTCAGCAGTATAAGGCGTGCCAGGTGGGGATGCCCAAAACGGACGCTCTTTCCCAGAATCTGAAAGAGATCGCGCCTTACATTCAAATAGAAACGCATTTTGTCCGCATGACCGAAGAAAGCACGCTCGCCCTGGTCGACCGTGCAGATGTTGTCTGCGAAGCCTTTGACAAAGCCGAAGCGAAGGCGATGCTTGTGAACACGGTCCTCGAAAAAAATCCTGGACAGGTTCTGGTTGCCGCATCGGGAATGGCGGGCTTTGATTCGGCGAATACCATCTTGACCCGAAAGGTCATGAAAAACTTTTACCTGTGCGGAGACGGCACAAGCGACGTGAATCAGGGCATTGGACTGATAGCCCCGCGCGTGATGGCTTGTGCAGCGCATGAGGCTTTGACAATTATCCGCATTCTTTGCGGAATGGAAAATAAAATCGCAAAGAAGGAATGTGAAAATGGAAAATGATAAACTGGTGATTGGCGGTCATGCATTCGGATCCCGCTTTATTCTAGGTTCCGGCAAATATTCTTTGAAGCTTATCGAAGCGGCGGTGCAGTATGCGGGTGCAGAAATCATCACGTGTGCGGTGCGTCGCGCAAATACCAAGGAACATGAAAATATCCTCGATTACATTCCGAAGAGTGCAACTCTTTTGCCGAATACTTCGGGTGCGCGAAATGCGGAAGAAGCGGTGCGTATTGCACGCCTTGCCCGTGAACTCGGCTGCGGTGATTTTGTAAAAATCGAAATCATGCGCGACTCCAAATATCTTTTGCCGGATAACTATGAAACGGTGAAGGCTACGGAAGTCCTTGCGAAGGAAGGCTTTGTCGTAATGCCGTACATGTATCCGGATCTGAATGTGGCGCGTGATCTGGTGAATGCAGGCGCTGCTGCTGTGATGCCGCTTGCGTCGCCGATCGGTTCGAACCGGGGTCTTGCGACGAAGGATTTCATCCAGATTTTGATTGACGAAATTGAACTCCCGATTATTGTGGATGCTGGCATCGGTAAGCCGTCTGAAGCA
Coding sequences within it:
- a CDS encoding thiazole synthase yields the protein MENDKLVIGGHAFGSRFILGSGKYSLKLIEAAVQYAGAEIITCAVRRANTKEHENILDYIPKSATLLPNTSGARNAEEAVRIARLARELGCGDFVKIEIMRDSKYLLPDNYETVKATEVLAKEGFVVMPYMYPDLNVARDLVNAGAAAVMPLASPIGSNRGLATKDFIQILIDEIELPIIVDAGIGKPSEACAAMEMGAAAIMANTALATAGDLPRMAAAFKSAIEAGRNAYLAGLGRVLSRGASSSDPLTGFLRD
- the thiF gene encoding thiamine biosynthesis protein ThiF — encoded protein: MSNLPSKEEMFRALVERQGLENVQKLQAATVAVCGLGGLGSNVAIALARAGVGKLILVDCDTVDVTNLHRQQYKACQVGMPKTDALSQNLKEIAPYIQIETHFVRMTEESTLALVDRADVVCEAFDKAEAKAMLVNTVLEKNPGQVLVAASGMAGFDSANTILTRKVMKNFYLCGDGTSDVNQGIGLIAPRVMACAAHEALTIIRILCGMENKIAKKECENGK